One genomic window of Garra rufa chromosome 2, GarRuf1.0, whole genome shotgun sequence includes the following:
- the LOC141325110 gene encoding placenta-specific protein 9-like, translating into MGRWSTRAALLMLLIGQICAETSSSSNACQDQNALHDRMDVVEKRVEDTLQKLEAELAFLLDAVEAPEWSPLLDKPITDILDEPPAPDS; encoded by the exons ATGGGCCGCTGGTCGACACGTGCGGCTCTTCTGATgcttctcattggtcagatttgCGCAG aGACGAGCAGCAGCTCAAACGCCTGTCAGGATCAGAACGCTCTTCATGACCGGATGGACGTCGTAGAGAAG CGGGTGGAGGACACTCTTCAGAAGCTGGAGGCTGAACTGGCTTTTCTGCTGGACGCCGTCGAGGCCCCTGAGTGGAGCCCCCTGCTGGACAAACCCATCACCGACATACTGGACGAGCCGCCGGCACCAGACTCATGA